The following DNA comes from Bryobacteraceae bacterium.
GTCGCCGTACAACGAGACGGGCCAGCTCCCCCGCGCCGACGCAAATCCAGGCGCGGCGATCGAAACGCGATAGTCCCGCGGCGGCAGTTTCACTACGGTGGAGCCGTCCACCGGCGGGCCAGCCTCACGGTCCACGTCCCCGCGCACCGTCACTTGGGCCTGTGGACCTGCGTCGGCCGGATCCAAGGCGAAGCGGAGCTCGACATCGGCCACGCGCGATGGATTCAGACGCACGACCGGTGTTTCCGTATCCCCCATCTCGCCCAGCAGGCGCGGCTCCTGGCGCGACCCGGCATCGTCGAGCCCAAGCGCCGCAACCCGGGCCCGCACCTCGTCGCGAACGAACCGAAGCAGCCTGCCGGCAGTGACGAGGTACTCGCCGGCGTCTTCGTAGAACACCTTGGCCGGACCCTCGCCGGCGAGGCCGCGTAGCAGTGGCTCGGTGAACACACCGCGTTCGTCGTTGGCGACGGACCGGTCCTCATTCGCCTTCACGCCGCGCAGGGTCGCGCAGAAGACGAACTGTTGCACCGAATCGCGCATCGCGGCCGGGTCCGGCGCGACGGGAAACTGCCCGATCTGGAAATCGCCCTCGAGCGGTGTGTTGCGGCACGCGTCGATGAAGAAGAACTGCTGGTCGAATTTGGACGTGCGGAGAAAATCGCGGATGCCTTCAAGGCGGATGGAGAAAACCGGGTCGGCGGGTTCGTAGTCTTCGGGTAGGATGGCCTCACCGCCGGTGATACCCGGAGCGGTGAGCCCATGCCCGGAGAAATGCACAAAAAGGCGGCCGGGCGGTTTGCGGACGACGTCGCGGAACGCCTCGACGATGTTCTTGCGTGTGGCGTCGGCGAAGGGGATCGAGCCAGGGTCGGGGCTGTCGCCGGTGCGGCTGAGGAGCAGTTTCAGCCGCGGCGGCGAAACCGGCGCGCCGCTGCCCGTAGTGAGGAACCGCGCCACGGCAAGGGCGTCGCGCACGGCGCCTTTCAGGTTCAGGTGAGGCGCCGCATAGCGATCCACCCCGATGACGATGGCCCAATCCGGCACGCGCGGTCAATCCTCGCCGGAAAGGCGGAAGAAGGCGCCTTCGTCAAGCCGGAGCAGAGTCGGCTCGACCTTGCCGGCTGCGCGGGCGGCGGCTGCGCCGGCCTTCAGCGGATCCATCGCCGAGTACTCGGGACGCCCGTTCCGGTCGGCGAAGAAAAGCCGAACCGCCTGAAAGCCGAACACTACGGGGGTCTTGCCTTCGAAGACGATCTTGCCATCGGCCGCAGCGGAGTGATCCACTTTCAGGTTGGCGCTGGCCAGGCTGGAGAGCGCCGGAACGTCCAAGCTCACTTTCCCGCCCCGGTCGCCCTGGGCGTTCACGGAGAACTTGTTCGTTTTGATCACGGACGTGACGACGAACACCGCATCGTCGATGAGAGCGTCGGTTACGGTTCGTTGGTCCGAACGGAACTGGCAGGTGGAAAGATACTGATCGAGGCGATCGATGGCGGCGTGATCCTCCAGCACGTCCTCGTACTTGAACGTGATGGTCTTCGCGTTGCCGTAGGCCGAGCCGACGCCGAGCGTGTTTCCGCCGAGCGCCTGGATGATGTTTCCCAGAATGGTGAGGCCCACCTCGGCCTTGGTGGAGCTGCTCTCCTTCCCCGAGATGGCGATCGGGGCTTCGTTGTCGACGCTCAAGGGCGGGAGCGGATTCGCACCGGCGATGGTGATGGTGGCGAGGTCGCCCAGGCGGGTGAGATCCTTCTTTCCGGCGCGGAGCAGCGTGTGGAGCGGCTGCATGTCGGCGCGTGGCATCCGTAGCACGGAATACCCGCGGTCCTTCAGAAATGTGATCGATTCGTCGGGTCTGGCCATGGGTGTTAATCAGAGTATAGTGAGTCCGCCAGGCGCTCCGTTTCCGCAGACTTGCCTCAAAATGGACGAATCCGGCGTCGCCCCTGATGAGTCAGAATAAGGTGAGCACCTTGACCCCCACCGAAGCGGAGTTCCGCGTCCACGGCCTCGACTGTGCCGAAGAAATCTCGCTCATTCGAAAACGCCTCGACCGCGAGAACGCCATCGTCGACCTCTCGTTCGACGTCGTCAGAGGCAAGATGCGCGTCTCCTACGACGCGGGTTCCATCGACAGCGCACGGATCCAGAAGGCAGTCTCCGACACGGGGCTGAAATGCGAACCATGGACGGAGCGCGCGGAGTCCCGCGGGTTTTGGGAGTCTCACGGCAAAACCGTGCTGGCCACCGTTAGCGGCGCGTGTCTCCTCGCGGCGATGATCGTGCAAGGCATCACCACCGGCGACCTGGTCACCGCCCTCCTGGCCCATGAGCACGCCGGCCATCACGCGGCCGGGTTGGTGATCGCGCTGTGCGTGGCGGCGATCGTGGCGGGAAGCTTCTTCGTGCTGCCGAAGGCGGCCTACTCATTTCGGCGTTTTCAGCCGGACATGAATGCGCTGGTGACGGTGTCGCTGCTTGGGGCGATGTACCTGGGCGAGTGGATCGAAGGCGCGACGCTTGCTTTTCTGTTCGCGTTGGCCGCGCTGCTCGAGACATTCAGCCTGGCGCGGGCGCGCAAGGCGGTGACGGCGCTGATGGAGTTCGCGCCCGGCGAGGCGTCGGTGGTGCATGGCAACCACGAGCACCGGGTGCCGATCGCCCAGGTGAAGGCGAACGCGACGGTCCGTGTGCGGCCCGGAGAACGAGTTCCTTGCGATGGCGAAGTGACGTCGGGCAATTCGGAAGTCAACCAGGCGCTGATCACCGGGGAATCGATCCCGGTCTGGAAGACGGCTGGCGACCAGGTGTTCGCCGGCACGATCAACGGCGACGGAACGCTCGACGTTACAGTGACCCATCCGGCGTCGGACACGACGCTGGCGCGGATCATCCGGATGGTGGAAGGCGTGCAGCACCGGCGGGCGCCATCCGAGCAGTTCGTGGAGAAATTCTCGCGCTATTACACACCGGCGATGATGCTGCTGGCGCTGGTGGTGGCGGTGTTTCCGCCGCTGCTTCTCGGTAAGGATTGGGGCGACTGGTTCTATCAGGGCATGGTGATCCTGCTGATTTCGTGTCCGTGCGCGCTGGTGATCTCGACGCCGGTGAGTATCGTGGCGGCGCTGGCGTCGTCGGCCAGGCGCGGGGTGCTCGTGAAGGGCGGCGCGTTCCTCGAGGAAGCCGCGCGCGTGAAGGCCGTTGCGTTCGACAAGACCGGGGTGTTGACGCGCGGAGAACCGGTGGTGAAGTCGCTCGCGCCGCTCGACGGCTACACCGAAGAACAGATCCTCTCGCGGCTGGCGGCAATCGAAGCACATAGCGGGCATCCGCTGGCCCGCGCGGTCCTGCGATATGCCGAGGACCGGGGAGTTCGGCCTCTCGCCGTGGAGGGGTTCTACTCGTACCAGGGCAAGGGCGCCGAAGGAACGGTGGGCGGAGAGCGCTTCTGGGCCGGCAGTCTGCGGATGATGGCCGAGAAGGGTCTCGATGCCGGAGCGTTGCGGGCGCAGCTGCCCAAGGAGGAGTCCAGCGTGGTGGCGTTCGGCACGGACCGCGAAGTGTGGGCCCTGGTGACGATCGAAGACCCGATCCGGAAGGACGCGATCGAGGCTGTCCACGGGCTCCGGGCAGTGGGTATCGAAAAGGTGGTGATGCTCACCGGGGACAATCGCGCCACCGGAGAGCTGGTAGGCGCGCATGTGGGGGTGGATGAAGTCCGGGCGGAACTGTTGCCGGAAGGCAAGTCCGCGACGATCGAGGAACTGAAGCGCGAACACGGAAAGGTGGCGATGGTGGGGGACGGCGTCAACGACGCGCAGGCGATGGCGGTTTCCTCGCTCGGCGTGGCGCTGGCGACCTCCGGGATGGACGTGGTGATGGAGACGGCGGACGTGGTGTTGATGTCGGGACACCTGAACAAGCTGCCATTTCTGATCACGCACGCACGCCGGACGGTGGGGGTGATCCAGCAAAATGTCGCCATCGCGCTGGCGCTGAAGGCGGTCTTCCTGGTTCTGGCGTTTTTCGGGGCGGCGACGCTGTGGATGGCCGTCGCGGCCGACATGGGCGCGACGCTACTGGTGACGTTCAACGGCCTGAGACTACTCCGGGCCTAGCGGCTGCTAGTACTAGTCCCCGCCGTGCTACTCTTACCACATGGTTAGGGGAAAGATTCTTACACTGCTATTGGTGTCTTCTGCGCTGGCTTCCGCGCAGGTAAATGGACGGATCACCGGAACGGTGGTTGATCCGACGGGCGCCGCAATCGGCGGCGCGAAGGTCGAAGTCCTGGTGCCGGGCGGCGCTCAGGCGATTCTGGAGAGCCAGACGAACGCGGAAGGGCTATTCTCCTTTCCGGCGGTCCGTCCGGCAAGTTACGATATCTTAATCTCGATGCCGGGTTTCGCGAAACACAGCAGCCGGCGTGTGAAAGTGGATCCCCTGCAGGAGACCTCGCTCGGGATGGTCCGGCTGGAGGTGGCCGCCACGGAAGAGGTGGTGGAGGTAACCGCGGAAGCGCAGGCGGTGCAGCTTACGAATGCCGAGTTGACCACCACGATCACCCGGGACCAGATCCAGAACCTGCCGGCGTTCGGGCGCCAGGTGAGTACGCTCTTCACGACGCAGGCCGGCGTGAGTTCGGGCCGCGGGCCGACGGTGATCAACGGACTTCGCACGTCGGCGGCAAACGTGACGCTCGACGGTATTAATATCCAGGACAACTTCATTCGAACGAATTCGCTCGACTTCATGCCGGTCCGGCCGACCATCGAGCAGATTTCGGAGATGACGGTGGCGGTGGCGAACGCGGGGACGACGATCGGCGGCGGTGCGGCGCAGATCTCGCTTTCGACGCGCTCCGGAAGCAACGACTTTCACGGGTCGCTCTACTGGTACAACCGCAACAGCAAATTCTCGGCCAACGAGTGGTTCAACAACCGCGGCGGCGTGGAGATTCCGTTCCTGAATCTGAATCAGCCGGGCGGCTCGCTCGGAGGACGGATCATCCGTGACAAGCTGTTCTTCTTTGGCAATTATGAGGAATATCGATTGAAACAGCAGGAGTCCGTGTTGAACACGGTGCTGACATCGCCGGCGCGTAGCGGCGTTTTCGGGTGCGCCCGTTGCACGTCCAGCACGAACCTGTTGACCACGCGCGGGATCGGAATCGATCCGGCGATTTCGACGATGCTCGGCGATCTTCCTGAAGGCAATTCCGGCGACACCGGTGACGGCATCAACACCACCGGCTACCGGTTCAATGCGCGCTCGAACACGCTTCGGCGGCAGGCGGTGGGACGCGTGGATTACTACCAGTCCTCGGCCCACAGCATCGCGGCTACCTATAACTTCACGAAGGAAACCAACGACCGGCCGGATATTACCGACCAGTTCTACACGCCGATCCCGCCCAACGGAACAGACACGAACCGCCATTTCATGAGCCTCGGCTGGAGGTGGACGGGCAGCCCGACGCTGACCAACGAAGTCCGTTTCGGATTCCTGCTCAGCCCGTCCAAGTTCACCGCGACCGGGATCCCGTCGGCGCAGATCGGCGGAACGATCTTCACCAACCCGGTGAACGACTTCATGCCGCAAGGCCGTTACACGAACACCTATTCGATTCAGGACAACGCGTCATGGCTCCGCGGCCGCCACGAGTTTTCGTTCGGCTTCCAGACGCAGCTCATCCGGATCCAGCCTTACAACGACGCCGGCATCGTGCCGACGCTGAACCTGGGCATCAGCACGGCCAACGCGACCGGGTTCACTACGGCGCAGCTTCCGGGAGCGACGTCCGGCGACGTCGCGCAGGCGAATGCGCTCTATACGACGCTCGGCGGAATCGTGACGTCGGCCAGCCAGAGCTTCAACGTCACGAGCCGGACCTCGGGCTTTGTCCCCGGCGCCGGCGAGGTCCGGAATTTCCGCTACGACACCTACGCCGGCTATCTGCAGGACCGCTGGAAGGTGCGGAACAATTTCACCCTGACGCTCGGCCTTCGTTACGAGTACTGGACGGTGCTGAAGGAGCGCGACGACCTGTGGCTGCTCCCCGCCCTAAAGAACGGCAACATCATTCAAACGCTGCTCGATCCGCTGGCCGATTTCGACTTCGTGGGCGTTGGCGGGCGAAGCCTCTACAAGCCCGACCGGAACAACTTCGCTCCGACACTCGGGTTCTCGTGGGATCCGTTCGGCGCCGGAAAGACGGCCGTCCGCGGCGGGTACAGTATGTCGTTCTTCAACGACGACACGGTCACCGCCGTCCGCAACAACGCCAACACCAATTCCGGGCTCAATCAGAGCGTGGGCCTGGTGCGGCTCACCGGCACGGTTTCCCAGGGCGTGACGATCCCGACGCCTCCGTTTCAGGTTCCGCGGAACCAGCAGGACAACTACGACGCCAGCCCCACCGCCGCGCTCGGCGCGCCGGACCCCAATCTGAAAACGCCTTACGTCCAGCAATGGACCCTTGGCGTCCAGCACGACTTCAAGGGCAACATCTTCGAACTTCGCTACGTGGGCAACCACGGCACGCAACTGCTTCGCGCGTTCGACTACAACCAGGTTGTGATCAAAGAGAACGGGTTCCTGGATGACTTCATCCGCGCCCGCAACAACGGCTTCGCCTCGCTGGCCGCCACGGGCCGGTTCGCGCCGTCCTACACCGGCGCCGGGTCACAGCCGCTGACGGTCTTCCCGCGGCTTCCGAGCGGAGGACTGCTCACCAACGCCACTGTGATCAACAACATTCTTCAGGGGCAGGCGGGCGAGCTGGCAACCATCTATCAGACGAACGGCCTGAACGGACCGATCGACTTCTTCCGCAACCCGAACGCGCTTGGCGCGAACGTGATCAACAGCGGCGGCAACTCCACCTACCACGCGCTGCAGTTCGATGTCCGCCGCCGGATGGGCGCCGTCAACTGGCAGGCGAACTATACGTACGGCAAGGTGCTTTCCGACAACACCGGCGACGCGCAAACGCGTTTCGATCCTTACCTCGATCTCGGCAACCCGTCGCTCGAGCGCGCCCGCGCGCCGTTCGACCTGACGCACGCGATCAAGTTCAACGGCAGCTACGAGCTTCCGTACGGCAAGGGCCGGCGCTGGTCGTCGAACTCACCGGTAGTGAATCACATCCTCGGCGGATGGATCGTGTCGGGCATCATGCAATGGCAATCCGGCTTCCCGTTCTCGGTCCTGTCGAATCGCGGGACGCTGAACCGCGCCGGCCGCTCGACCAACAAGAACACGGCGACGTCGCTGCTCACCAAGAGCGAAATCGAGAGCCGATTTGGCGTCCGCAAGGACGGCGACGGCGTGTACCTGATCGACCGTTCGGCGATCAACACGGATCGTCGCGGCGTAAGCTCGGACGGGTCGGCGCCGTACGCCGGCCAGCTCTTCTTCAATCCGGATCCCGGCGGCGTGGGCGCGCTGCAGCGCCGTATGTTCTCCGGACCGTGGGCTTTCGGGCTTGACATGTCGGTTCTGAAACGGTTCCCGATCCGCGAACGCGACTACCTCGAGTTCCGCGCGAACGCCTACAACATGCCGAACCACGCTACGTTCTCGTTCGGGGATCAGAACATCAACAGCACGGCCTTCGGGCGGCTGACGAGCACGTTGTCGAGCGCGCGGGTTTGGGAGTTCGGGCTCTACTACCGCTTCTAGCTGGCCGGCACAGGGCGGGGCGCCCTCAACGCAGGCAAGGATTCGCCGCCCCAGTTCCGTTGCGCCGGCGAGTCCTCAGAAGCTCGCGCATGAGGGCGTTCGAGCGAGCGGGGACCGTTCGCTCGCGGCTCGGTCACCTTTCGCGGCTCGCCGCCGGTGAGCTTCCACCGGATCGGATGCTAACCTGAACGAAAGGGCAAATTTCCAGTGGCCATACGCCAGCTCCGGTACTCCACTCCATCCGGCATCCAGGTAACCCGAGCCGCCACCAAGGTTCCTTACAAGCGCGGGTTGGCGGACCTTCTGCGGCAGCTCGATCGCCGGCGCGGGATCTATCTTTCGTCCGGCTACGAGTACCCGGGCCGCTATTCCCGATGGGACGTCGCCGCAATCAATCCACCCATCGAGATCATCGGCAGGGGGCGCCGGCTCGAAATCAACCCGCTCAACCGGCGCGGCGAAGCGCTGTGCCGGATGCTCGCCCGCGTGCTCGAATCGCATCCGCACTGGCAATCGTTCCGGCTGGAAGAGGGCTCGCTCCGCGGCGTTCTCAAGCCGCTCGAAGGGCTCTTCTCCGAGGAGGAACGCAGCCGCCAGCCCTCGGCGTTCAGCATCCTTCGCGCGCTGATCCACGAATTCCGGAATTCCAAGGACCCCCGCCTCGCGCTCGTCGGCGCGTTCGGCTACGATCTTCTCTTCCAGTTCGACCCGATCGAACAGAAACTCCCCCGCGGCGACACCCGGGATCTCCACCTCTATCTCTGCGACGACATCTACTTCATGGATCGCAAACGGGAGATCATCGAGCGTTACGAGTACGATTTTTCCCTGGACGATCTTTCCACCTCCGGTTTCCCCCGCGACGGAGCCGACATCGCACCGCCGCCGCCCACCGCTCCGGCTCCAATCCAGTCGGACCACACTCGCGAAGAGTACATGGCCAACGTCGAGACGGTTCGTCAGGGGATGAAACGCGGCGACTATTACGAAGTGGTGCTCCGCCAGACGTTCTCCGCGCCTTACTCGGCGAGTTCCTCCGAGCTGTTCGAGCGGATCCAGAAGGCCTCGCCCAGCCCGTACGAATTTCTCCTCCAGCTCGGCTCGGAGGCTCTCATCGGCGCATCGCCGGAAATGTTCGTGCGTGTGGAAGGCGCGCGCGTCGAAACGTGCCCGATCTCCGGCACCGCCCGCCGCACCGGCGACCCGCTCCGTGATGCGGACTCCATCCGCGACCTCCTCAGCTCGCTCAAGGAAGAGTCCGAGCTGACGATGTGCACCGATGTCGACCGCAACGACAAATCGCGCGTCGCCGTGCCCGGAACGGTGCAGGTCATCGGCAGGCGCCTCATCGAAAGCTACGCAGGCGTCTTTCACACGGTCGATCACGTCGTGGCGACGCTCGCTCCCGAGTTCGATTCGCTGGACGCGTTTCTGACCCACATGTGGGCCGTCACGGTGATCGGCGCGCCGAAGAAGTGGGCGGCGCAGACCATCGAGAATCTCGAAAAAGACGCGCGCGGCTGGTACGGCGGCGCGGTCGGCATGATCGCGTTGAACGGCGACATCAACACGGGCATCCTGATCCGCACGGTTCACCTGCGCGACGGCATCGCGCGTTATCCGGTGGGCGCCACGCTGCTTTACGATTCGGTCCCCGCGGCCGAGGAGCAGGAGACGCGGAACAAAGCCACCGGATTCTTCCGGGTACTCGGCGATGCGGAGCAGGCCGCGGAAGCCGCGCCTCCGGAAGAACGCTTCGAACCGGCGTCGCGGGAGGGCCGCGGCGTCCGGATGCTGCTCGTCGACAACGAAGACTGCTTCATCCATACGCTGGCCAACTATGCGCGGCAAACCGGCGCCGAGGTGAACACCTACCGCTCCGGGTTTCCGTTGGCGCTTATCGACAGGCTGAAGCCGGACCTGATTCTGATCTCACCCGGGCCGGGCCGTCCGGCCGACTTCGGCGTACCGGACGTTGTGCGGCACGCGGCATCGCTCGGCGTGCCGGTGTTCGGAGTGTGCCTCGGGTTGCAGGGCGTGGTGGAGGCCTTCGGCGGCGAACTCGGCGTGCTCGACTATCCGGTGCACGGCAAGCCGTCGGTCGTCCACCACATCAACAAGGGCGTCTTCGAAGGCTTGCCCGAGTTCTTCAAGGTGGGCCGCTATCACTCGCTGTACGCGATCAAAGAGAAGCTGCCGGAGGAACTCGAGGTGACGGCGGAATCCGACGATGGGGTGATCATGGGTGTGCGCCACCGGCGGCTCCCGATCGAGGCCGTGCAATTCCATCCGGAGTCGATTCTCACGCTCGAGGATGCCTGCGGACTTCGCCTGATTGCCAACGTGGTGCGGAAACTGGCCGTGCGGGCGGGCGCGGCGCGGTAAGCGATGGCGCGGTTCCTCGTTCCTATCGGTGTGTTCCTGGCGGGGTCCACGGTGACGAGCCTGTTCTTCATCAACTTCTGCGCGACGGTATACCAGTGCGGGTGCCAGTCGCTCTGGACCACGGCGGATCAGTTCTGCAACATCCACGCCTCGCATGGGCGGCACTGTCCGTGGTGTTCGTTCGGATACACGGGGTACGTGCTGGTTTACGGGACCATGGTCGCGGCGCAGGCGGTCACGGTGTTCGCCGCGGTGCGCAGAGGGTGGACGTGGCCGCTGCAGCTGGCGGCGACGCTGCTGGCATTCCCCGCGATAGGGCTGATTCTGGCGGTGGCCCTCGGGCTTTACACCGGGTACTGGAACTAACGAGGCTTGTTTCACACGCCCTGGGCGATTTATGCTGAAGCGTGCTTGGTGACCTGATCTACGTGTTGTTCCTGATCATTGTCGTGTGGCTAGCGCTGATCAGCGACGGCGACGGCGGGGGCGGCCGGCGCGCCCGGGTTCCGCTCTCGTCGGTCGGGTAGGATCGCCGGAAGCTACCATAGGAATGTGCCCCGGGCCATCGTCGCCGGCGGTGGCCTCGCCGGGCTTGCCGCTGCTCAGTCTCTTGCCGAATCCGGCTGGGCGGTGGACGTATTCGAGACCCGCCCGTTTCCCGGCGGCCGCGCGACGTCTTATCCGCTCCCCGGCGACACTGCGGAAACGATCGATAACTGCCAGCACATTCTCCTCCGCTGCTGCACGGAGCTAGTGCGCTTCTACCGCGCGCTCGGAGTCGAAGACGCGATCGAATTCCACAGGGCGTTCCATTTCGTCGAACCCGGCGGCCGCGTGTCCACGCTCGAGCGGGGGCGATTCGCGCCGCCGCTGCACTTCGCCGAGGCGTTCGCCCGGATGCGATGCCTCTCGCTCGGCGCCAAGCTCTCGATCGCGCTGGCGATGCGCGCCGTCGAGCGCGAGTGGCCCGGCCGCGACGACCTCGACCGCATCACAATGCTCGAGTGGCTGCGCGAGAAATCACAGCCGCCACTCGCGATTGAGCGGTTCTGGCGCCAGGTGCTCGTCTCGGCGGTGAACGAGGAACTGGATCGCATGGCCGCCGCCCATGGACTGCAGGTGATCGCGCTCGGATTCCTCAGCTCGCCCGTCGCCTATGAGATGGGCGTCCCCCGCGTGCCGCTCGCGGAGCTCTACGGCGCATCGGCGTGGCGGCGATTCCCTGGAGTCGAATTCCATTTCCGGACCGCGGCCGAGCGGTTCGCGATCGAGAACGGCGCGGTGCGCGCACTGCGCACCTCGGCCGGCGAATTCACCGCGGATGCCTACATTTCGGCGGTGCCATTCGAGCGGGCCGGAGGGCTCACGCCGGAACTCGGCCTGGACTTTTCCGGCTGGGAACACTCGCCCATCACCGGCATTCATCTGTGGTTCGACCGCCCGGTGATCGATCTTCCGCACGCGACGCTCCTCGATCGGACGGTGCAGTGGATCTTCAACAAGCGGGAGGGGCGCCAGGTCCAGCTTGTCGTCAGCGCATGCCGATCCCTGACGGCTATGTCCCGCGCCGACATCGTCGCGTTGGCCGCGGGCGAGCTCAACGAGTTCTTTCCCGCCGCACGAGGCGCGTCGCTCCTAAAGGCGCACGTGGTGAAGGAAGTTCGCGCCACGTTCTCCGCCCGCCCGGGTCTCGAAGCCCTTCGGCCGGCGGCCAGCACGCGATTCCGCAACCTGTTCCTCGCCGGAGACTGGACGCGAACGGGATGGCCCGCCACGATGGAAGGGGCCGTACGCAGCGGCTTCGCGGCGGCGGCGTCAGCGCTGGAGGGATAAACCGCCGGTTACTCTAGAGTGATGGCCGAACAGGGAAAGCCGGTGGAGCGGGATCTCCTGAGCCGGTTCGCGGCCGTTCCCCTGGTTCGCCTGGTGCGAGTGAGGCAGTGGGCGAAGAACGTGCTGATCTTCATTCCCATGCTGCTCAGCCACAAACTGGCGGACCCGGCGATGTGGCCGCCTGCGGTTACGGCCTTTTTCGCGTTCTCGTTCTGCGCTTCGGCGCTATACATCTGGAACGATCTGCTCGACATCCAAGGCGACCGGGCACACCCGCGAAAGCGGCGGCGTCCGATCGCCTCCGGCGAAGTCAGCGTGCCGGCAGGGATGCTGACGATGCTGGCGCTGCTGGCGGCTTCGATCGCTCTCAGCGCGTCGCTACCATCGGCCACGTGGGCGCTGCTGCTCACCTACACCGGCGGATCCCTGTGCTATTCGGCCCTGCTCAAGAGCAAGGCCGTGATCGACGTGGTGTGCCTGTCGGGCTTCTACACGCTTCGGATGTTCTATGGCGGCGCCGCCACCGGAATCGCGGTGTCGGTGTGGACGATGGCGTTCGCGGTGTTTTTGTTCCTTTCGCTGGCGCTCATCAAACGGCTGACGGAACTCCGGAATACGAAGGCGAGGAAGCTGCTCGCCCGCCGCGCCTACCGAAGTGAAGATCTCCCGATCCTGGCCGCGATGGCGGCGGCGGCCGGGTATCTTTCGGCGCTTGTTCTGGGCCTCTATATTCAGAGCGCGGAGGTGCAACTCCTCTATGCGCATCCCCGATATCTGTGGTTGATGATGCCGGCCCTCGTCTATTGGATCAGCCGCGCGCTGTTGCTTGCCAACCGGGGCGAGATGGATGACGACCCGGTTCTTTACGCACTGAGGGACCGCGCCAGCCACGCAGTGGCCGTTTGTTGCGCGGCGGCGATCTATCTCGCTACCTGAGCCCGCTCAGCAATGCCCGGGCGAATGCCTAGGAGAGGCGCTCACTGGTCCCGGAGGACGTCGGCCGGCGCGGTCCGGATCGCGCGCCACACCGGGGCGAGGCTTGCAGCGATCGCGATTCCGAGAATCATTGCGCCCGCCGCGGCGAGCGACGCGGCGTCCCCCGGGGTAACCCCGTAGAGCAGCGACCCCAACAGCGATCCAACCGCGGGACTCGCCGCCAAGCCGAGCGCCACGCCGGACGCCGCGAGGCCCACGACGCCCGCTGCCACCAGCCGTACGATGGCGCCGCGCGATGCGCCGAGCGCCATCCGGATTCCGATCTCACGGTGGCGCTGCTCCACGTTGTAGGCGAGCATCGCATAGGCGCCGATCGCCGCCAGCACCAACGCGATCGCCGCAAAGAGTTGGCACCACCAAAGCGCGAAGTTCCGTTCGGCGAAGGCGTCCGCTGCGATCGATTCCATCGTCCGCACATTCGCGACCGCCAGATCCGCATCGGCTTCCGCCATCGCCGAACGGACCGCGCCTGCCGCCGCCATCGGTTCGGAACGCATCCTGATCGCCGCTTTCACCCGGCCGAACGGAACTTGCGCCATGGACATCCAGCACGACGGCGCCGCCGACGGATCGCCGGGGAAATCCTGCACGTCAGTAACGACACCCACCACCTTGCGCTGTTCGCCGAAGATGCGAATGCCCCGGCCGATGGGGTCGCGGCGGGCGAAGTAGCGGCGGGCGAGGACCTCGTTGATGACGACGACTTTCGGCGCCTTGGAAGTATCCGCTTCGGAAATGTC
Coding sequences within:
- a CDS encoding UbiA family prenyltransferase, whose protein sequence is MAEQGKPVERDLLSRFAAVPLVRLVRVRQWAKNVLIFIPMLLSHKLADPAMWPPAVTAFFAFSFCASALYIWNDLLDIQGDRAHPRKRRRPIASGEVSVPAGMLTMLALLAASIALSASLPSATWALLLTYTGGSLCYSALLKSKAVIDVVCLSGFYTLRMFYGGAATGIAVSVWTMAFAVFLFLSLALIKRLTELRNTKARKLLARRAYRSEDLPILAAMAAAAGYLSALVLGLYIQSAEVQLLYAHPRYLWLMMPALVYWISRALLLANRGEMDDDPVLYALRDRASHAVAVCCAAAIYLAT